Below is a window of Diaminobutyricibacter sp. McL0608 DNA.
GCTTCGTTGTAATGGCCGGCGAAGTCCGGGTGGGCCGAGTCGTGGCCTTGGTCCTGGTATCCCTTCAGTTCGATCGATTGCCCGAGACCGTCTGTGAGGAGGCTCACCTTCTTGATGTCGTCCAGGGTTTTGATGAACGGATTCTGGGCCTGGCTCTCGAAGTTCAACGCGATCTGCGAGACGACGTTGTTCTTCGTCGCAGCGGCGCCCGTCGGTAGCGGCTGAATCTCGCGATAGGCAATCGCCGCGTCCTGCCAGTCCAGAGTCCTGTCGCCGTTGCGGTCACCCGTCACGACAACTTTCACTTCAGGCAGGGCGACGACTTTGCCGTCCGGTCCACGGTACGTCCAGGTATTGCTCGCCGCGCTCGTCTGCTTCCCCGAGCTGGCCTGGGTCGTTTGGACCAGCAGGTTGCCGTAGGTCTGGATGGCGTTGGAAACAACGCCCGCGGCGATATCTTTCGTGTTGAAAAGGGCGACGCTCGACTGATGTGGCGCGGTCTCGACGCTGCGATCCGCGACGGATTTCAGGTTGTCAAGGTCGGGACCCGGTGCGTAGTTGGTCCGGTAGACGGTCGCATCCGAGACGGTTGCTCCGGTCTGATCGCTGTTCAGCGAGATCAGCTGCTGGCCAGGGATCCCGATCGTCGTGACCTTCGTCGCCCCTGTCTCATCCACCTTGGTGATCTTGAAATCGACGACATCGTCTCGCACGGACAAGCGCGCAGTCAGGGTGACTCCGATCGATTCGATAGCCACGACGTAGTCAACGTGATCCTTCGCTGGCGCGGAAGTAACGGATGGCGTGTACATCGTCCCGTTGATCTGAACTTGCGGCGCGGTTCCTTCGTGTCCGGAAAGCACCCCACCGGTCGGCAGCCAGGTGTACTCGAGAACATCGGGGAAGTCTGCTGCAAGCTGAACCGAAAGTCGGGGCGACGCGATGGTCAGGGTGGAATCGTCTGCCGCGTCAGCGCGAGACGGCGATTGCACGCCCACCACCGCGGAGGCGATGAGCCCGAGACTGAGGACAACGGCTGTACTGCGTGCGGGACGGAGCCAAATCATGATCAATGATCCTCACCATTTAATCGTATTGTCAGATTATATGGATTGTGGCGTTGTCTTCCGTGTCTGTCAACAGTCAATCCCTCGCCCAATTGCCCGGGTGGACTTGCCGCACGCCGGGAGACGCGTACCGTCGGCCTCATTCCGGACCCCATGCGGGCCGGGCCACCTCGATCGAGAACGGAGAGAACAATGGACGGCACGCACGAAGACGAACCGGTCGCCGACTTTGACCAGACGAACGGGCGGGCGCCCGGCCTCGACGGAGAGGACGGAGCGATCGCGGACAGCGACACCGAGAAGCACGGGGTGCTCGCCGACCTGATCCAGGACGTCGAGACCGGGTTCCAGGACCGCGACGACGACACGACAGACACGGACGCGGAGACCACCTATAGCGGGGAAGGCAAGCCCTGAGAATCAACCTCCGTGCGGCCAACCAATTCGCCGGTCCTCGTCCACCACGCGACGACGATCCCGGAGCTGGGAAGCATCGAGAATCTCGGTCAGGCCGATCTGGAGCTAGAGGCCAACCCGGACGGTCCATCGGCTACCCCATAATCGAACCGGCTAGGGTCACCTCGCATGCTCCTACTCCTGATCGCGGCTGATTTCGCCCCCTGCCCGCCGACCGGATGCGCGGCTAGCCTATGGGCATCACGCCAGGCGACCGGCCGGACCACATGATGCGGGCGGCAGTTACGGCTCCGCGGGCGTGCTCGGCTCGGGCGCGACGTGGTCTCGCGTCGCGCCCGAGCTTCTCATCTGTGATGTCAGCCCATAATCGACGAATCTTCACTTACCAAGTCCTTCAAGCCGGGCTACCGTTCGCTTCATGGCGGCACACATGTTCGAAGGCTTCCTCGAAGACAAGATCGACGTGGGGAGCGCAACCTTATTCGTGCGCCACTGCGACGGTGAGGCGCCCGTGGTGCTGCTCCACGGGCATCCCCGCACGTCGGCCACCTGGCACCGAGTTGCTCCGATGCTCAAGGACCACGGCTTCGCCGTCGTCTGCCCCGACCTCCGCGGCTACGGCCGCTCGAGCAAGCCGCCCACGACATCCGACCACGCGCCATACTCGAAGAGAGCGATGGCGAATGACATCGCGACGCTGATGACAACGCTCGGCCACAACACGTTCGGTGTGGCCGGACACGATCGCGGTAGCTATGTCGCGCTCCGGCTCGCCCTCGACCATCCCGAGCGCGTGTCTGCGTTGGCCGTGCTCGACGGCGTTCCGATCAGTGAAGCCCTCGCCCGGTGCGACGCGACCTTCGCGGAGGCCTGGTGGCACTGGTTCTTCTTCGCGCAGCCCGACAAGCCCGAACGCGCGATCAACGCTGACCCGGTGGCCTGGTACCGTCCCGATCGCGACCGGATGGGTGAGGAGAACTATGCAGAATGGCTGGCGGCGGTGAGCGACCCGCGCACCGTCACCGCGATGCTCGAGGACTATCGAGCGGGCCTCGGAATTGACCGGGATGTCGAAGAAGCGGACTTGGCGGCGGGTCGCACCATCGCATCACCCGTTCTGCTTCTCTGGTCCACGCGAGACGACCTGGAAAGTCTTTATGGCGACCCGCTCGCTGTCTGGCGCGGATGGGCGACCGACCTTCGTGGTCGCGGCATCGACTCAGGCCATCACATGGCAGAGGAGGCACCAGAACAGCTCGCGGCAAGTCTCACCGAGTTCTTCCGTTGATCCGCGAGCCGAGGCCGAACATCAGCGCTGAGTACCAACGCGAGGCGGATTGTCGAGACGATAGCAGGGCCTCGACCTGGTCCTCGTCAATCACCTGCATGCCGCCGGTCCGCGCCGAGACGGCTGATCGGAGGCTCCTGCCTGAGTCGCCCCGTGCAGAAGCCTCTTGAATCCGAATCAGTTCGTCGGAGATTTAGTGCTTGAAGGCGTCCTTGACTTTCTCGCCTGCCTGCTTGAGATCGGCTTTGGCCTGGTCGCCCTTGCATTCGGCTTCAAGGCTCTCGTCACCGGTCGCCTTGCCTGCCGCTTCCTTCGCCTTGCCGCCGGCGTTCTCCGCCGAGTTCTTGATCTTGTCGTCCAAACCGCCCATCGCAATCCCTAGCCGAACTAGCGAACGAGGAGTACGGTCCCCGGAAGATGGCCCGCTCTCGCTGCGGGCATAGAACCGAAGGGAAAGAAGAGCATGACACAGGTAATCGAAACGATCGATGTCGATGTGCCCATCGCCGTCGCGTACAACCAGTGGACCCAGTTCGAGTCCTTCCCGCATTTTTTGGACTTCGTCGAGTCGGTCGCGCAGCTCGATGACACTCACACGCACTGGAAGGTGAAGATCGCCGGGGCCGAGCGCGAATTCGACGCAGAGATCACGGAGCAGCACCCGGACGAGCGCGTTGCGTGGAACAGTATCGGCGGAGACGAGAACCATGCCGGTGTCGTCACGTTCCACAAACTGTCCGACTCCACGACCCGCGTGACGGTACAGCTCGACTGGGAGGCCGAAGGCTTCGCCGAAAAGGTTGGTGTCGTCTTCGGGGTGGACAACCACGCGATCAAGAAGGATCTCGAGAACTTCAAGCAGTTCATCGAGCAGCCGGCCAACCGGAGCGGCGCCTGGCGCGGGGATGTCGCGCGCTGAGCCGACCTGACGAGCCATGTCAACCTCTTAACTTAGGGGGACGGGAGGCGTTATGTGGAAGCTAAAGTCCGCTCCAGTGGGAGGTCGTCGTGTCATTTCCAGAACAGCAGCAGGAACCGCCGGGGCACACGGGCGAGATGTCGCCACGTCCCGATCACGGTGAGGAGAGTTACACCGGGTCGGGAAGGCTGGCCGGCAAAGTAGCACTCATCACTGGGGGTGACAGCGGCATCGGCAAGGCCGTAGCAATCGCCTACGCCCGCGAAGGTGCGAGCCTCGCCATCAGCTATCTCAGCGAAGACGAGGACGCCGAGGACACTGCGAAGTGGGCTCGAGAAGCCGGTGCATCGGTGATCCTCATTCGGGGCGATCTCGCCGACCCTGCGCACTGCCGCGCCGTCGTCGACCGTACCGTCCAGGAGTTCGGGCGGGTCGATGTGCTGGTCAGCAACGCTGCCTTCCAGATGACTCACGAGACGATCGAAGAGATCACCGACGACGAGTGGGACCACACGATCGCCACCAACGTCTCGGCCTTCTTCCATCTCGTCAAAGCCGCGCTGCCCCACATGAGGTCCGGGTCGTCGATCATCGGGTCTTCCTCGGTGAACTCCGATTCACCGTCTCCGACCTTGATGCCATATGCAGCGACCAAGGCGGCAATCGCCAATATGACGGCGTCTCTGGCGCAATTACTCGGGGAGCGGGGCATCCGCGCGAACAGTGTCGCGCCGGGCCCGATCTGGACACCCTTGATCCCGTCAACGATGCCCAACGAGAAGGTCACCCACTTCGGCGAGGACACCCCCCTCGGCCGAGCAGGTCAGCCGGCCGAGCTTGCCCCCGTCTACGTGCTGCTGGCATCAGACGAAGCCAGCTACATCTCCGGAGCCAGGGTCGCCGTCACGGGTGGCCGCCCCATCCTGTAGTCACACCCTCCGTGGGTCCGTCAACCATTCCGGCGTGTCCTCGGGATGCCAACTTCGGAACGACAGGAAGGGGCGGCGTACGGCGAGACGCCGGGCATCACGCATCCGGAGCTGATCATCCAGTTGCTTCGTCATCGGAGCTCTTCCCCGCAGGGTCCAGGGAATGGAAGCGACAGACATGCGAGGCCGCGGACGTAGTCCGGAGGTCGCGGCGAGCGACAAGCTGCGGCACGCGTTCGAGGAAATCGCGCAGCATGGATACGCGGTCCGCGCCTGACCCCGTGGAATTGAGATGAGCGACACGATGCGACGCGCTCCCCACTTCTCAACCGGTGGGGAGCGCGAGTCACACCTTGAACAGCTGGACCTGGCGGACGACCCGGTCGAGCAGCAGACGTTGGAACAGGATTCCGGACTTCTCATAGACGGAAACGTGGACAGGATCTCGGACCCGCCACGGACGCGCTGAACCGTCGTCGAGAGTCACATCGCCTGTGCGGTCGATCGCGCAGTCTCCAAGTCGGCGACGAAAGCGTCGAACGCGGCATCCCACCCCGACTCCCCTCGCAACCGGAGAAGTGCGGACGGATGAATGGTGATCAGAACCGCCCACGGGACTGCCCCCCGCTGGTCCGGCGCGATCACTCTTCCGCGCTCGGCTCCGATCCGTACCGGGCGGCCCAGCACCGAGCGCGCAGCCGTCGCGCCTAGACAGACCACCAGGCGGGGGCGCACAGCTTGAAGTTCAGCGTCAAGCCACGGATGGCAGGCGACGATGTGGG
It encodes the following:
- a CDS encoding alpha/beta fold hydrolase — encoded protein: MAAHMFEGFLEDKIDVGSATLFVRHCDGEAPVVLLHGHPRTSATWHRVAPMLKDHGFAVVCPDLRGYGRSSKPPTTSDHAPYSKRAMANDIATLMTTLGHNTFGVAGHDRGSYVALRLALDHPERVSALAVLDGVPISEALARCDATFAEAWWHWFFFAQPDKPERAINADPVAWYRPDRDRMGEENYAEWLAAVSDPRTVTAMLEDYRAGLGIDRDVEEADLAAGRTIASPVLLLWSTRDDLESLYGDPLAVWRGWATDLRGRGIDSGHHMAEEAPEQLAASLTEFFR
- a CDS encoding CsbD family protein, with the protein product MGGLDDKIKNSAENAGGKAKEAAGKATGDESLEAECKGDQAKADLKQAGEKVKDAFKH
- a CDS encoding SRPBCC family protein, with product MTQVIETIDVDVPIAVAYNQWTQFESFPHFLDFVESVAQLDDTHTHWKVKIAGAEREFDAEITEQHPDERVAWNSIGGDENHAGVVTFHKLSDSTTRVTVQLDWEAEGFAEKVGVVFGVDNHAIKKDLENFKQFIEQPANRSGAWRGDVAR
- a CDS encoding SDR family oxidoreductase produces the protein MSFPEQQQEPPGHTGEMSPRPDHGEESYTGSGRLAGKVALITGGDSGIGKAVAIAYAREGASLAISYLSEDEDAEDTAKWAREAGASVILIRGDLADPAHCRAVVDRTVQEFGRVDVLVSNAAFQMTHETIEEITDDEWDHTIATNVSAFFHLVKAALPHMRSGSSIIGSSSVNSDSPSPTLMPYAATKAAIANMTASLAQLLGERGIRANSVAPGPIWTPLIPSTMPNEKVTHFGEDTPLGRAGQPAELAPVYVLLASDEASYISGARVAVTGGRPIL